One Williamsia phyllosphaerae DNA segment encodes these proteins:
- a CDS encoding DUF1844 domain-containing protein: MTENPHSADPDVDAENADLPIRDLADVPAVEVITKSIVMLMSSAAEKLGLAEDGADVDLDEARSLITALAGLVTAALPDLGLHAAPIRDGLKSLQLAFREASSIPDAPGAGPGEKLTGPVH, translated from the coding sequence ATGACGGAAAATCCACATTCCGCAGATCCGGACGTCGACGCGGAAAACGCCGACCTGCCGATTCGCGATCTCGCCGATGTCCCCGCCGTCGAGGTCATCACCAAGTCCATCGTGATGCTCATGAGCTCGGCCGCCGAGAAGTTGGGCCTGGCCGAGGACGGCGCCGACGTCGACCTCGACGAGGCGCGCAGTCTGATCACCGCGCTCGCCGGGTTGGTGACGGCGGCACTGCCCGATCTGGGCCTGCACGCCGCGCCGATACGCGACGGCCTCAAGAGCCTGCAACTCGCGTTCCGCGAGGCCAGCAGCATCCCGGACGCACCCGGCGCCGGTCCGGGCGAGAAACTCACCGGGCCGGTGCACTGA
- the uvrA gene encoding excinuclease ABC subunit UvrA — translation MADRLIVRGAREHNLRGIDVDLPRESLIVFTGLSGSGKSSLAFDTIFAEGQRRYVESLSAYARQFLGQMDKPDVDFIEGLSPAVSIDQKSTNRNPRSTVGTITEVYDYLRLLYARAGKAHCPECGSAIAKQTPQQIVDQVLTMEEGIRFQVLAPVVRTRKGEFVDLFASLQTQGFSRARVDGVVHSLATPPTLKKQEKHDIEVVVDRLAVKHTAKQRLTDSVETALRLADGVIVLDFVDLEENDPERERRFSERMACPNGHPIAIDDLEPRSFSFNSPYGACPDCDGLGIRKEVDEDLVVPDPELSLADGAIAPWSTGHNADYFLRLLSGLADQMGFSVDTPWNRLPVKIRRAILNGSDHQVHVKFRNRYGRTRSYYTEFEGVMSFLHRRMEQTDSEQMKDRYEGYMRDIPCPVCSGARLRPEILAVTLDHPRFGEKSIAEVCALSVAECADYLSDLTLGAREAAIAGRVLKEVQARITFLLDVGLEYLSLSRAAGSLSGGEAQRIRLATQIGSGLAGVLYVLDEPSIGLHQRDNRRLIDTLTRLRNLGNTLIVVEHDEDTIRSADWIVDIGPRAGEHGGRVVHSGSYEGLLANEESLTGAYLSGRESLPIPEIRRPIDRKRQLTVVGAREHNLQGIDVSFPLGVLTAVTGVSGSGKSTLVNDILATTMANKLNGARQVPGRHTRITGLDHLDKLVQVDQSPIGRTPRSNPATYTGVFDKIRTLFAATTEAKVRGYQPGRFSFNVKGGRCEACTGEGTIKIEMNFLPDVYVPCEVCHGARYNRETLEVHYKGKTISEVLDMPIDEAADFFEPVTSIHRYLKTLVEVGLGYVRLGQPAPTLSGGEAQRVKLSAELQKRSTGRTVYVLDEPTTGLHFEDIRKLLLVINGLVDKGNSVIVIEHNLDVIKTADWVIDMGPEGGSGGGRVVAEGTPEDIAAVPESHTGGFLKEIVSPTTARAAKKTAAKKTPAKKAAPKKVTASSRNGAAKSKASVG, via the coding sequence GTGGCAGACCGCCTGATCGTGCGTGGAGCTCGGGAACACAACCTGCGTGGAATCGACGTCGACCTGCCACGGGAGAGCCTGATCGTCTTCACCGGCCTGTCCGGCTCTGGCAAGTCGAGCCTCGCGTTCGACACGATCTTCGCCGAGGGGCAGCGTCGCTATGTCGAGTCGCTGTCGGCCTACGCGCGCCAGTTCCTCGGTCAGATGGACAAGCCCGACGTCGACTTCATCGAGGGCCTCTCGCCGGCGGTGTCGATCGACCAGAAGTCGACCAACCGCAATCCGCGCTCGACCGTGGGGACGATCACCGAGGTCTACGACTACCTCCGTCTGCTCTACGCCCGCGCGGGCAAGGCGCACTGCCCCGAGTGTGGATCGGCCATCGCCAAGCAGACCCCGCAGCAGATCGTCGACCAGGTGTTGACGATGGAGGAGGGCATCCGGTTCCAGGTCCTCGCGCCGGTCGTCCGCACGCGCAAGGGTGAGTTCGTCGACCTCTTCGCGTCCCTGCAGACGCAGGGCTTCTCGCGTGCGCGGGTCGACGGGGTGGTCCACTCGTTGGCCACGCCGCCCACCCTGAAGAAGCAGGAGAAGCACGACATCGAGGTCGTCGTCGACCGTCTCGCGGTCAAGCACACGGCCAAGCAACGCCTCACCGACTCGGTCGAGACCGCACTGCGCCTGGCCGACGGCGTGATCGTCCTCGACTTCGTCGACCTCGAGGAGAACGACCCCGAGCGGGAGCGCCGCTTCTCCGAGCGGATGGCCTGCCCGAACGGGCACCCCATCGCCATCGACGACCTCGAGCCGCGCTCGTTCTCGTTCAACTCGCCGTACGGCGCCTGCCCCGACTGCGACGGACTCGGCATCCGCAAGGAGGTCGACGAGGACCTCGTGGTGCCCGACCCCGAGCTGTCGTTGGCCGACGGCGCGATCGCCCCGTGGTCGACCGGGCACAACGCCGACTACTTCCTGCGCCTGCTGTCCGGTCTGGCCGACCAGATGGGGTTCTCCGTCGACACCCCGTGGAACCGTCTGCCGGTCAAGATCCGTCGCGCCATCCTCAACGGCAGCGACCACCAGGTCCACGTGAAGTTCCGCAACCGCTACGGCCGCACCCGCTCGTACTACACCGAGTTCGAGGGCGTGATGTCGTTCCTGCACCGGCGGATGGAGCAGACCGACTCCGAGCAGATGAAGGACCGCTACGAGGGCTACATGCGCGACATCCCGTGCCCGGTCTGCTCGGGTGCCCGGCTGCGTCCGGAGATCCTCGCGGTCACCCTGGACCACCCGCGGTTCGGCGAGAAGTCGATCGCCGAGGTCTGCGCGCTGTCGGTGGCCGAATGCGCCGACTACCTCTCCGACCTGACCCTGGGCGCCCGGGAGGCGGCGATCGCCGGCCGCGTGCTCAAGGAGGTCCAGGCGCGGATCACCTTCCTGCTCGACGTCGGTCTGGAGTACCTGTCGTTGTCCCGCGCGGCCGGTTCGCTGTCCGGTGGCGAGGCGCAACGCATCCGCCTGGCCACCCAGATCGGGTCGGGACTCGCGGGGGTCCTCTACGTCCTCGACGAGCCGTCCATCGGCCTGCACCAGCGCGACAACCGCCGTCTGATCGACACACTGACCCGGCTACGGAACCTGGGCAACACCCTGATCGTCGTCGAGCACGACGAGGACACCATCCGCTCCGCCGACTGGATCGTCGACATCGGACCACGCGCGGGCGAGCACGGCGGCCGGGTCGTCCACAGCGGCAGCTACGAGGGTCTGCTGGCCAACGAGGAGTCGCTGACCGGGGCGTACCTGTCCGGTCGGGAGAGCCTGCCGATCCCGGAGATCCGGCGGCCGATCGACCGCAAACGCCAGCTCACCGTCGTCGGGGCCCGGGAGCACAACCTGCAGGGAATCGACGTGTCGTTCCCGCTCGGAGTGCTCACTGCGGTCACCGGGGTGTCCGGATCGGGGAAGTCGACCCTGGTCAACGACATCCTCGCGACCACGATGGCCAACAAGCTCAACGGTGCCCGGCAGGTGCCCGGGCGACACACCCGCATCACCGGCCTCGACCACCTCGACAAGCTCGTCCAGGTCGACCAGTCGCCGATCGGTCGCACCCCGCGGTCGAACCCGGCCACCTACACCGGCGTCTTCGACAAGATCCGCACGCTGTTCGCGGCCACCACCGAGGCCAAGGTCCGCGGTTACCAGCCCGGCCGGTTCAGCTTCAACGTCAAGGGCGGTCGGTGCGAGGCGTGCACCGGTGAGGGCACGATCAAGATCGAGATGAACTTCCTGCCCGACGTCTACGTCCCGTGCGAGGTCTGCCACGGCGCCCGGTACAACCGCGAGACCCTCGAGGTGCACTACAAGGGCAAGACCATCTCCGAGGTGCTCGACATGCCGATCGACGAGGCGGCCGACTTCTTCGAGCCGGTCACCTCGATCCACCGCTACCTCAAGACACTGGTGGAGGTCGGACTCGGCTACGTGCGTCTCGGTCAGCCGGCGCCGACACTCTCCGGTGGTGAGGCGCAGCGCGTGAAGCTGTCCGCCGAGCTGCAGAAGCGGTCGACCGGACGCACCGTCTACGTTCTCGACGAGCCGACCACGGGTCTGCACTTCGAGGACATCCGCAAGCTGCTGCTCGTCATCAACGGCCTGGTCGACAAAGGCAACTCGGTCATCGTGATCGAGCACAACCTCGACGTCATCAAGACCGCCGACTGGGTCATCGACATGGGCCCCGAGGGCGGCTCCGGTGGTGGCCGGGTCGTGGCCGAGGGGACACCCGAGGACATCGCGGCGGTGCCGGAGAGCCACACCGGTGGCTTCCTGAAGGAGATCGTCAGCCCGACGACGGCACGCGCGGCGAAGAAGACCGCGGCCAAGAAGACGCCGGCGAAGAAGGCCGCCCCCAAGAAGGTGACGGCGTCATCGCGCAACGGCGCCGCGAAGTCGAAGGCCTCGGTCGGCTAG
- a CDS encoding universal stress protein, which translates to MSAYQTVVVGTDGSESSLKAVERAGAIAGDTAKLVIACAFFPHEGRDVNSVSDVLKDEAYQVHGTAPTDEILRTARERATRAGANTANVNTRPIKGAPVDALLQLVGDMKADLLVVGNKGLNSIAGRLLGSVPADVARKSACDVLIVHTV; encoded by the coding sequence ATGAGCGCGTACCAGACAGTTGTCGTCGGAACGGACGGTTCGGAGTCGTCACTCAAGGCGGTCGAACGTGCCGGCGCCATCGCTGGGGACACCGCCAAACTGGTCATCGCCTGCGCGTTCTTCCCGCATGAGGGTCGCGACGTGAACTCGGTGTCCGACGTCCTCAAGGACGAGGCCTACCAGGTGCACGGGACGGCGCCCACCGACGAGATCCTGCGCACCGCGCGCGAGCGCGCCACTCGCGCCGGCGCCAACACCGCCAACGTGAACACCCGTCCCATCAAGGGTGCCCCCGTCGACGCGCTGCTGCAGCTCGTCGGCGACATGAAGGCCGACCTGCTGGTCGTCGGCAACAAGGGACTCAACTCGATCGCCGGACGTCTGCTGGGATCCGTCCCCGCCGATGTCGCCCGCAAGTCTGCCTGCGACGTCCTGATCGTCCACACGGTCTAG
- a CDS encoding MBL fold metallo-hydrolase, with the protein MSAPEITVTDTYTGDLSETDGAQRRSVSGATITKMSVGPMDNNVYVVTCTETGDQLLIDAANDADDILGLVEALPGTPRLIFTTHQHFDHWQALAAVREATGVPTAAGRIDAPEIPVGTDRLIDDGDTIEIGALRFSAIHLVGHTPGSIALAMSDGERTHLFTGDSLFPGGVGKTWQPGDFEILLDDVSTKLFDRFDDDTIVYPGHGLDTTIGTERPQLGQWRERGW; encoded by the coding sequence ATGAGCGCACCCGAGATCACCGTGACCGACACCTACACCGGCGACCTGTCCGAAACCGACGGTGCGCAGCGCCGATCGGTGTCGGGAGCGACGATCACCAAGATGTCGGTGGGGCCGATGGACAACAACGTCTACGTGGTGACCTGCACCGAGACGGGTGACCAACTCCTCATCGACGCCGCCAACGACGCCGACGACATCCTGGGTCTCGTCGAGGCCCTCCCCGGGACGCCGAGACTGATCTTCACGACCCATCAGCACTTCGACCACTGGCAGGCCCTGGCCGCGGTGCGCGAGGCGACGGGCGTGCCGACCGCCGCGGGCCGGATCGACGCACCGGAGATCCCGGTGGGCACCGACCGCCTGATCGACGACGGCGACACCATCGAGATCGGTGCGTTGCGGTTCTCCGCGATCCATCTCGTCGGCCACACCCCCGGGTCGATCGCGCTGGCGATGTCCGACGGCGAGCGGACCCACCTGTTCACCGGCGACAGCCTCTTCCCCGGCGGCGTCGGCAAGACCTGGCAGCCGGGTGACTTCGAGATCCTGCTCGACGACGTCAGCACCAAGCTGTTCGACCGCTTCGACGACGACACGATCGTCTATCCCGGTCACGGTCTGGACACGACCATCGGTACCGAACGTCCCCAGCTGGGGCAATGGCGCGAACGCGGTTGGTGA
- the infC gene encoding translation initiation factor IF-3, with protein MSTETRINERIRVPEVRLVGPNSEQVGIVRVEDALRLAIEADLDLVEVAPNARPPVCKIMDYGKFKYEAAQKLRESRRNQQMTVIKEQKLRPKIDDHDYETKKGHVIRFLEAGSKVKVTIMFRGREQSRPELGYRLLQRLGADVGEFGFVETSAKQDGRNMTMVLAPHKGAKTRAKVAEARQPGTSAPAADSAPAE; from the coding sequence ATCAGCACAGAGACCCGCATCAACGAGCGCATCCGCGTCCCCGAGGTCCGACTCGTCGGTCCGAATTCGGAGCAGGTGGGCATCGTGCGTGTTGAAGACGCTTTGCGATTGGCCATCGAGGCCGATCTTGACCTGGTGGAAGTGGCGCCCAACGCCCGTCCGCCGGTGTGCAAGATCATGGATTACGGCAAGTTCAAGTACGAGGCGGCCCAGAAGCTGCGTGAGTCTCGTCGTAACCAGCAGATGACGGTCATCAAGGAGCAGAAGCTCCGGCCGAAGATCGACGACCACGACTACGAGACCAAGAAGGGCCATGTGATCCGCTTCCTGGAAGCCGGATCCAAGGTCAAGGTGACCATCATGTTCCGCGGACGCGAGCAGTCGCGACCCGAACTCGGTTACCGCCTGCTGCAGCGCCTCGGCGCAGACGTGGGTGAATTCGGTTTCGTCGAGACATCGGCCAAGCAGGACGGCCGCAACATGACGATGGTCCTGGCCCCGCACAAGGGCGCCAAGACCCGGGCGAAGGTGGCCGAGGCACGGCAGCCGGGGACGTCGGCACCCGCCGCGGACTCCGCACCGGCCGAGTAG
- the uvrB gene encoding excinuclease ABC subunit UvrB, whose amino-acid sequence MAFAAEHPIVAHSEHRPVGEIERSESKFEVVSEHTPAGDQPTAIADLERRLQAGERDIVLLGATGTGKSATTAWLIEKVQRPTLVMAPNKTLAAQLANELRDMLPNNAVEYFVSYYDYYQPEAYIAQTDTYIEKDSSINDDVERLRHSATSSLLSRRDVVVVASVSCIYGLGTPQSYLDRSVHLDVGQEVDRDALLRLLVDVQYTRNDMSFVRGSFRVRGDTVEIIPSYEELAVRIEFFGDEVEALYYLHPLTGDIIRQVDTLRIFPATHYVAGPERMERAMTSIEEELEARLAELEGKGKLLEAQRLRMRTSYDLEMMRQVGFCSGIENYSRHIDGRGPGTAPATLIDYFPDDFLMVIDESHVTVPQIGGMYEGDMSRKRNLVDFGFRLPSAVDNRPLTWDEFVDRVGQTVYLSATPGPYELGQSNGEFVEQVIRPTGLVDPQVVVKPTKGQIDDLVHEIKLRSERDERVLVTTLTKKMSEDLTDYLLELGIRVRYLHSEVDTLRRVELLRQLRTGDYDVLVGINLLREGLDLPEVSLVAILDADKEGFLRSTTSLIQTIGRAARNVSGEVHMYADKITDSMRNAIDETDRRREKQVAYNKAAGVDPKPLRKKIADILDQVYKEAEEQVEIGGSGRNASRGRRAPGEGGKSFSAGVIEKRDVSAMPRAELADLIAALSAQMMNAARDLQFELAGRLRDEISDLKKELRGMDAAGIR is encoded by the coding sequence ATGGCTTTTGCGGCAGAACACCCCATCGTCGCCCACTCCGAACACCGGCCCGTGGGCGAGATCGAACGCTCGGAGTCGAAGTTCGAGGTGGTCAGCGAACACACCCCGGCGGGCGACCAGCCGACGGCGATCGCCGACCTCGAACGTCGGCTGCAGGCGGGCGAGCGTGACATCGTCCTGCTCGGCGCCACCGGTACGGGTAAATCGGCGACCACCGCGTGGCTGATCGAGAAGGTCCAGCGGCCCACCCTGGTCATGGCGCCGAACAAGACGCTGGCCGCCCAGCTCGCCAACGAGCTGCGGGACATGTTGCCCAACAACGCGGTCGAGTACTTCGTCTCCTACTACGACTACTACCAGCCCGAGGCGTACATCGCGCAGACCGACACCTACATCGAGAAGGACTCCTCGATCAACGACGACGTGGAGCGGCTCCGGCACTCGGCGACGTCGAGCCTGCTGTCACGTCGCGACGTGGTGGTGGTGGCGTCGGTGTCGTGCATCTACGGTCTCGGCACCCCGCAGTCCTACCTCGACCGCTCGGTGCACCTCGACGTCGGCCAGGAGGTCGATCGCGATGCGCTGCTGCGGTTGCTGGTCGACGTGCAGTACACCCGCAACGACATGAGCTTCGTCCGCGGCAGTTTCCGCGTCCGGGGCGACACGGTCGAGATCATCCCGTCCTACGAGGAGCTGGCGGTCCGTATCGAGTTCTTCGGCGACGAGGTCGAGGCGCTGTACTACCTGCACCCGCTCACCGGCGACATCATCCGTCAGGTCGACACGCTGCGGATCTTCCCGGCCACGCACTACGTCGCCGGGCCCGAGCGCATGGAACGCGCCATGACCAGCATCGAGGAGGAACTCGAGGCCCGTCTGGCCGAACTCGAGGGCAAGGGCAAGCTCCTCGAGGCCCAGCGCCTGCGGATGCGGACCTCCTACGACCTGGAGATGATGCGACAGGTCGGGTTCTGCTCGGGCATCGAGAACTACTCCCGCCACATCGACGGTCGCGGACCGGGGACCGCCCCGGCGACTCTCATCGACTACTTCCCGGACGACTTCCTGATGGTCATCGACGAGTCCCACGTGACCGTGCCGCAGATCGGCGGCATGTACGAGGGCGACATGTCGCGTAAGCGCAACCTGGTCGATTTCGGTTTCCGGCTGCCGTCCGCGGTCGACAACCGACCGCTGACGTGGGACGAGTTCGTCGACCGCGTCGGTCAGACCGTCTACCTGTCGGCGACACCGGGCCCCTACGAACTCGGCCAGTCCAACGGCGAGTTCGTGGAGCAGGTCATCCGTCCGACCGGCCTGGTCGACCCGCAGGTGGTCGTCAAGCCCACCAAGGGACAGATCGACGACCTCGTCCACGAGATCAAGCTGCGCAGCGAGCGGGACGAACGTGTCCTGGTCACCACGCTGACGAAGAAGATGTCCGAGGACCTCACCGATTACCTGCTCGAACTCGGCATCCGCGTCCGCTACCTGCACTCCGAGGTCGACACCCTGCGTCGCGTCGAACTGCTGCGGCAGTTGCGCACCGGTGACTACGACGTCCTGGTCGGCATCAACCTCCTCCGTGAGGGTCTCGACCTGCCGGAGGTGTCGCTCGTCGCGATCCTCGACGCGGACAAGGAGGGGTTCCTGCGGAGCACCACCAGCCTCATCCAGACGATCGGGCGCGCGGCCCGCAACGTCTCCGGCGAGGTGCACATGTACGCCGACAAGATCACCGACTCGATGCGCAACGCGATCGACGAGACCGACCGTCGACGGGAGAAGCAGGTCGCCTACAACAAGGCCGCCGGTGTCGACCCGAAGCCGCTACGCAAGAAGATCGCCGACATCCTCGACCAGGTCTACAAGGAGGCCGAGGAGCAGGTGGAGATCGGTGGGTCCGGTCGCAACGCGAGCCGTGGTCGCCGGGCGCCCGGCGAGGGTGGCAAGTCGTTCAGCGCCGGTGTCATCGAGAAGCGCGACGTGTCGGCGATGCCGCGGGCCGAACTGGCCGATCTCATCGCCGCGCTGAGTGCGCAGATGATGAACGCGGCGCGCGACCTCCAGTTCGAGCTGGCGGGGCGTCTGCGCGACGAGATCTCGGACCTGAAGAAGGAACTGCGCGGAATGGACGCCGCAGGCATCCGGTGA
- a CDS encoding HelD family protein has protein sequence MTRTRETAPLPDRDDTGRNDESDSPISAEQSHLDVIYARLDRMRRSTGNRLQTALRESGGTPQARSERESYERMYHDDLTKYDAAEHNLYFGRLDLDDGETRTIGRIGILDDDKNDSTLLLDWRAPLSRPFYLATPAAPDSVAVRRHIRTRNRRVTAVNDERLDAGDIDAASRGDVVNEAALIGALNAARTGEMVDIVETIQREQDLIIRSTHRGVTVVQGGPGTGKTAVALHRAAYLLYTHRDTLSRSGVLIIGPNDDFLRYIGQVLPSLGETGVLLSTVGALYPGVVATRVDDRTGAAVKGDLRMIEVLKNAVRETQSLPSETVTVRFDGYPLEIDRDLVRRARGRARSSRRAHNQARPLFLRAALDELAQQHARRIGSSTIDGSQLLSAGDVADIRDEMESDTDILTALARFWPHLTPDRLLHDFLSDTARIRTVTRGWSATDRDALHRSTGARGGFTESDVPLLDELAEIIGYDTADDERSEQARWRKQLADAQDALDILTGSAPQDLEDELDPEILMAYDLIDAEQLAARQTQRHSQTTAERAHGDRTWAFGHVIVDEAQEISAMGWRMIMRRIPNRWMTIIGDTAQTGDPAGTTSWGSVLEPYVARRWQQHDLTVNYRTPAEIMSVAADVLAQIDPGRSAPTSIRHSEVPPRAVRVTPNRLADAAVSAATGDGQGAVDDGVTAIIAPDAEVAAVTARAEEIGGAAGGVRVLTVTQCKGLEFDRTVVVEPASIVDQSPRGLNDLYVALTRATQRLTVVHSADLPNALAALG, from the coding sequence ATGACCCGGACGCGGGAGACCGCCCCCCTGCCCGACCGGGACGACACCGGTCGCAACGATGAGTCCGATTCCCCCATCTCGGCCGAGCAATCCCATCTCGACGTCATCTACGCACGTCTCGATCGCATGCGGCGATCGACCGGAAACCGCCTGCAGACCGCGCTCCGCGAGTCCGGCGGAACCCCCCAGGCCCGCTCCGAACGTGAGTCGTACGAGCGCATGTACCACGACGATCTCACCAAATACGATGCGGCCGAACACAACCTCTACTTCGGGCGACTCGATCTCGACGACGGTGAGACGCGCACCATCGGTCGCATCGGCATCCTCGACGACGACAAGAACGACTCGACGCTGCTGCTCGACTGGCGTGCACCGCTGTCGCGGCCGTTCTACCTCGCCACCCCCGCCGCTCCGGACTCCGTCGCGGTGCGTCGTCACATCCGGACGCGCAACCGTCGGGTGACGGCGGTCAACGACGAGCGCCTCGACGCCGGTGACATCGACGCCGCCTCGCGCGGCGACGTCGTCAACGAGGCCGCGCTGATCGGTGCGCTCAACGCCGCACGCACCGGCGAGATGGTCGACATCGTCGAGACCATCCAGCGCGAGCAGGACCTGATCATCCGGTCCACCCACCGTGGCGTGACCGTCGTGCAGGGCGGCCCGGGGACCGGCAAGACCGCCGTGGCCCTGCACCGCGCCGCCTATCTGCTCTACACACACCGCGACACCCTCTCTCGCAGCGGCGTCCTGATCATCGGACCCAATGACGACTTCCTGCGCTACATCGGGCAGGTGCTCCCCTCGCTCGGTGAGACCGGTGTCCTGTTGTCGACGGTCGGGGCGCTCTATCCCGGCGTCGTGGCCACGCGGGTCGACGATCGAACCGGTGCCGCGGTCAAGGGCGATCTGCGGATGATCGAGGTCCTCAAGAACGCTGTCCGCGAGACGCAGTCGCTCCCCTCGGAGACGGTGACCGTCCGATTCGACGGCTATCCCCTCGAGATCGACCGGGACCTGGTCCGGCGGGCCCGGGGCCGCGCGCGGTCCAGTCGTCGCGCACACAACCAGGCCCGTCCGCTGTTCCTGCGCGCCGCGCTCGACGAACTGGCACAGCAGCACGCGCGGCGGATCGGGTCGAGCACGATCGACGGTTCGCAGCTGCTCAGCGCGGGCGACGTCGCCGACATCCGTGACGAGATGGAGTCCGACACCGACATCCTCACGGCGCTGGCCCGTTTCTGGCCGCACCTCACCCCTGACCGGTTGCTGCACGACTTCCTCTCCGACACCGCCCGCATCCGGACGGTGACACGCGGCTGGAGCGCCACCGATCGCGACGCGCTGCACCGCAGCACCGGCGCCCGGGGCGGCTTCACCGAGAGTGACGTCCCGCTGCTCGACGAGCTGGCCGAGATCATCGGCTACGACACCGCCGACGACGAACGCTCCGAACAGGCGCGGTGGCGTAAGCAGTTGGCCGACGCCCAGGACGCACTCGACATCCTGACCGGTTCGGCCCCGCAGGATCTCGAGGACGAGCTCGACCCCGAGATCCTGATGGCCTACGACCTCATCGACGCCGAACAGCTGGCCGCGCGACAGACCCAACGACACAGCCAGACCACCGCCGAGCGTGCGCACGGTGACCGCACCTGGGCGTTCGGGCACGTGATCGTCGACGAGGCGCAGGAGATCTCGGCGATGGGATGGCGGATGATCATGCGCCGCATCCCCAATCGGTGGATGACGATCATCGGCGACACCGCCCAGACCGGGGACCCCGCGGGCACGACATCGTGGGGATCGGTCCTCGAGCCCTACGTCGCCCGACGCTGGCAACAGCACGACCTGACGGTCAACTACCGGACGCCGGCCGAGATCATGTCGGTCGCCGCGGATGTCCTGGCCCAGATCGATCCCGGCCGATCCGCGCCCACCTCGATCCGGCATTCCGAGGTGCCCCCTCGCGCGGTGCGGGTGACCCCGAACCGGTTGGCCGACGCGGCGGTCTCCGCGGCGACCGGGGACGGACAGGGGGCGGTCGACGACGGTGTCACCGCCATCATCGCCCCGGATGCCGAGGTCGCCGCGGTGACCGCCCGCGCGGAGGAGATCGGTGGAGCCGCCGGCGGCGTGCGGGTGCTCACCGTGACGCAGTGCAAGGGGCTCGAGTTCGACCGGACCGTGGTGGTCGAGCCGGCGTCGATCGTCGACCAGTCACCGCGGGGGCTCAACGACCTCTACGTGGCCCTGACGCGGGCGACACAGCGGCTCACCGTGGTTCATTCGGCGGACCTGCCGAACGCACTCGCCGCGCTCGGCTGA
- a CDS encoding DoxX family protein: MLIRRIARPMLASVFVASGINALRNPEQLAETAQPFVKKAQEVLPDEVVEPIPSDTVTLVRINGAIQLGGGVLLATGKFPRFAALGLAGSIVPTTLAGHDFWTKTDPQERQYHQTQFLKNLSLLGGLLITAVDTEGKPSVAWRSRKAVEHASDAVSAALPFGGDSSSDTFEHLRSAAADRASQVAEIAKDRGPVVLEAAKERATPLAEAAVERGSKLAEVAKDKATPYAEAAAERGSELGEKAAKVARKRAEKARKVARKEGNKAAKKARKRGSEIADLAAKRGSELADTARERGLELAETARDRGADYADTAADRGSKLAGKASKRGSVFADEAQKRGAEFLEQARERSLEFADTAKDRAPELADTARSRAADWASTAEARGQKLSKRAQKRAQKAAVKQAVQAAISNVK; this comes from the coding sequence GTGTTGATCCGCCGAATTGCCCGCCCGATGCTCGCGAGCGTGTTCGTCGCATCGGGCATCAATGCTTTGCGAAACCCCGAGCAGCTTGCCGAAACCGCGCAGCCGTTCGTCAAGAAGGCACAAGAGGTCCTTCCCGACGAGGTGGTCGAACCCATCCCGTCCGACACCGTCACATTGGTCCGTATCAACGGGGCGATCCAGCTCGGTGGCGGCGTCCTGCTCGCCACCGGGAAGTTCCCGCGCTTCGCCGCTCTGGGTCTCGCCGGCTCGATTGTCCCGACAACGCTTGCCGGGCATGACTTCTGGACCAAGACCGATCCGCAGGAGCGGCAGTACCACCAGACCCAGTTCCTCAAGAACCTGAGCCTGCTCGGCGGCCTGCTCATCACCGCGGTCGACACCGAGGGCAAGCCCTCGGTGGCGTGGCGGTCGCGCAAGGCGGTCGAGCACGCCTCGGACGCCGTCAGCGCGGCACTGCCGTTCGGCGGCGACAGCAGCAGCGACACCTTCGAGCACCTGCGTTCGGCCGCGGCCGACCGTGCGAGCCAGGTCGCCGAGATCGCCAAGGACCGCGGACCGGTCGTCCTCGAGGCAGCCAAGGAACGGGCCACCCCGCTGGCCGAGGCCGCCGTCGAGCGCGGTTCGAAGCTGGCCGAGGTCGCCAAGGACAAGGCGACCCCGTACGCCGAGGCCGCCGCCGAACGCGGGTCCGAGCTGGGCGAGAAGGCCGCCAAGGTCGCTCGCAAGCGCGCCGAGAAGGCACGCAAGGTCGCCCGCAAGGAAGGCAACAAGGCAGCCAAGAAGGCCCGCAAGCGTGGGTCGGAGATCGCCGACCTCGCAGCCAAGCGGGGCTCGGAGCTCGCCGACACCGCACGCGAGCGTGGCCTCGAGCTCGCCGAGACGGCCCGCGACCGCGGCGCCGACTACGCCGACACCGCGGCCGATCGCGGATCCAAGCTGGCCGGCAAGGCCTCCAAGCGCGGGTCCGTCTTCGCCGACGAGGCGCAGAAGCGTGGTGCGGAGTTCCTCGAGCAAGCCCGTGAGCGGAGCCTCGAGTTCGCCGACACCGCCAAGGACCGCGCGCCCGAGCTCGCCGACACCGCCCGCAGCCGTGCAGCGGACTGGGCGTCGACTGCCGAGGCCCGGGGCCAGAAGCTCTCCAAGCGTGCGCAGAAGCGCGCCCAGAAGGCTGCGGTCAAGCAGGCCGTGCAGGCTGCGATCAGCAACGTCAAGTAG